Proteins from a genomic interval of Indicator indicator isolate 239-I01 chromosome 19, UM_Iind_1.1, whole genome shotgun sequence:
- the LOC128973389 gene encoding cytochrome b-245 light chain produces MGQIEWAMWANEQALAAGLIMLTGGIVAVAGQFKGWYFAAYAIAAGVLVCLLEYPRSKRQKGSTMERCGQKYLTAVVKVFGPLTRNYYIRAVLHAALAVPAGFLLSTILGTVCLAIASGIYLLAAVRGEEWRPIEQKPREPLHKVETIKQPPSNPPPRPPADARKKQPAEVGGQVNPIPVEAE; encoded by the exons GGCTAACGAGCAGGCGCTGGCGGCAGGGCTTA TCATGCTGACAGGCGGGATCGTGGCCGTGGCAGGGCAGTTCAAGGGCTGGTACTTCGCAGCCTATGCCAT CGCTGCAGGTGTCCTGGTCTGCCTGCTTGAGTACCCTAGGAGCAAGAGGCAGAAGGGCTCCACCATGGAGAGGTG TGGCCAGAAGTACTTGACAGCAGTGGTGAAGGTGTTTGGGCCCCTCACAAGGAATTACTACATCCGAGCCGTCCTGCATGCTGC CCTGGCTGTTCCTGCtggtttccttctctccaccatCCTGGGCACCGTCTGCCTGGCCATTGCAAGTGGCATCTACCTGCTG gcagcagtgcgTGGGGAAGAGTGGAGACCCATCGAGCAGAAGCCTCGGGAGCCGCTGCACAAGGTGGAGACCATCAAGCAGCCTCCCAGCAACCCCCCGCCCCGGCCCCCCGCCGATGCCCGCAAGAAGCAGCCAGCGGAGGTGGGGGGGCAGGTGAACCCCATCCCTGTAGAGGCTGAGTAA